A single window of Candidatus Obscuribacterales bacterium DNA harbors:
- a CDS encoding tetratricopeptide repeat protein produces MTKSKILLSVICLSALLGGQAIAQSSIELAKEHSRKGIALQGQGRYQQAAEEYKQAIKLNPNSASFHNNLGLLHKDMNNLADAEREMRLALKIKPERSDYHFNLGLILMREGELIKAEPEFREAIKRNPMDPEFRLRLSQVLLQTARYKDAAEEVKMALLMKPNDVKLHKQLADCLLKLNEYDESYVEYRKVLETDPNTPDRVEVQNKIQYLREVLKLQ; encoded by the coding sequence ATGACCAAAAGCAAAATTCTCCTATCCGTAATTTGCCTATCCGCCCTTTTGGGCGGTCAAGCTATAGCGCAATCCTCAATTGAACTTGCCAAAGAACACAGTCGCAAGGGAATCGCTCTGCAGGGACAAGGTCGCTATCAGCAAGCTGCTGAAGAATACAAGCAGGCAATTAAACTCAACCCAAATAGCGCTTCTTTCCACAACAATTTAGGACTGCTGCACAAGGACATGAATAATTTGGCTGACGCGGAAAGAGAAATGCGTCTTGCTTTGAAAATCAAACCGGAACGTTCAGACTACCATTTCAATCTTGGGCTCATTCTCATGAGAGAAGGTGAGTTGATAAAAGCTGAGCCGGAATTTCGTGAGGCAATTAAACGTAATCCCATGGATCCTGAATTCCGCTTGCGGTTGAGTCAGGTTCTCTTGCAGACGGCTAGGTATAAAGACGCAGCCGAAGAAGTAAAAATGGCGCTCTTAATGAAACCTAACGATGTGAAATTACATAAGCAATTGGCAGATTGTTTGTTGAAACTCAATGAGTACGATGAGTCTTACGTTGAGTACCGCAAAGTTTTGGAAACTGATCCAAACACTCCTGACAGAGTTGAAGTTCAAAACAAAATTCAGTATTTGAGGGAAGTGCTTAAACTTCAATGA
- a CDS encoding AI-2E family transporter produces the protein MSENELTIDNKDEKLRRWQRKITIAVLLLVASFLLFQVAIFFVDILRIIGVSILIAYLIINLVDFINRFVPRAVAIVIVYIVLAILLAAGLVLLVPAIVYQVTQLAETTVVSIPTFIEWLTNTLMSLEQKFSTTNFHFKALDFMSAIASHIPTPDTGLIFDRVSGAAMSTMTWLVYAISVAVTGFYLLLDGHKIKNRFISWFPANKRSALQQMAADMDKSLQSFLRGQIVLGLGIGIVMMIVYSLLGVHYALLLGLVLAAWEVVPVIGPPLGFLPAIISVLIHGMDHCPGNRIVECLILTAVFCVLQQVKDNVVAPRYIGNVIGIHPILIFIAIMVGARLDGIMGIIFALPAACVINVMVNHLPLKTEPTEIP, from the coding sequence ATGAGCGAAAACGAACTTACTATCGATAATAAGGATGAAAAACTTCGTCGCTGGCAACGCAAAATCACAATTGCCGTGCTTTTGCTTGTTGCTTCATTTCTCCTCTTTCAAGTAGCAATATTCTTCGTTGATATCTTGCGAATCATCGGTGTCTCTATTCTCATCGCCTATCTAATTATCAACCTTGTTGATTTCATCAACAGATTCGTGCCGCGAGCCGTGGCGATTGTAATTGTCTACATCGTTTTAGCTATTCTTTTAGCCGCAGGTCTAGTGCTTCTTGTGCCGGCTATCGTTTATCAGGTGACTCAGCTTGCTGAAACAACTGTCGTTAGCATTCCAACATTTATCGAATGGCTTACAAACACTCTTATGAGTCTGGAACAAAAGTTCAGCACAACCAATTTTCATTTCAAGGCATTAGACTTTATGAGTGCCATTGCTTCGCACATACCAACACCCGACACCGGCTTGATATTCGACCGTGTAAGCGGTGCAGCTATGTCCACTATGACCTGGCTGGTTTATGCCATTTCCGTAGCCGTTACCGGATTTTATCTATTGCTTGACGGACACAAAATCAAAAACAGATTCATTTCCTGGTTTCCTGCCAACAAGCGTTCGGCATTACAACAAATGGCAGCCGACATGGACAAGTCCTTGCAGTCTTTTCTCCGTGGTCAAATTGTTCTAGGACTCGGCATTGGCATAGTAATGATGATTGTTTATTCTCTGCTCGGCGTGCACTACGCCTTATTACTCGGACTAGTTTTAGCGGCTTGGGAAGTAGTACCCGTAATAGGACCGCCGCTAGGTTTTCTGCCGGCAATAATCTCTGTCTTAATCCACGGCATGGATCATTGCCCAGGCAACAGAATTGTTGAGTGCTTAATACTTACAGCTGTCTTCTGCGTATTACAACAAGTAAAAGACAATGTCGTAGCACCGAGATACATAGGCAATGTCATTGGCATTCACCCAATCTTGATTTTTATCGCCATTATGGTCGGCGCCCGCCTTGATGGAATTATGGGCATTATTTTTGCTTTGCCGGCAGCCTGCGTAATAAATGTGATGGTGAACCACTTACCGCTAAAGACTGAGCCTACAGAAATACCATAG
- a CDS encoding alpha/beta fold hydrolase, producing MKKNVLLVVLGISLLLNGVGVVFFIGFLQAKDQYQDMKKQRNELYKSITVMRAAGVLSPEGESVIRKVYRSHVDGIEDAYGMMAPLAPPPQKGLTLVVYMHGMGSNFLEPFVNPADQPIAKAIVTKDPSTVFMSVNYRGKASWGNEASISDISQNIREVMAEYPIDKVILVGTSMGGCTVLNYATKAPQDIKDKLQGIVSVESAGDLALLYKQTNHPAVQGAMIEALGGTPEQKPEAYADTSFLHNIGALPKNVNVAVISAKQDHIVPPRLQRDIVDALIKQGVRVKLIEVDEGHGAPEPSVYLAGMDFAKSGS from the coding sequence TTGAAAAAGAACGTTTTGTTGGTAGTTCTTGGAATATCTTTGCTCTTAAACGGAGTGGGGGTTGTTTTCTTCATTGGCTTTTTGCAAGCCAAAGACCAGTATCAGGACATGAAGAAACAGCGCAATGAACTGTACAAGAGCATTACTGTCATGCGCGCCGCCGGAGTTCTCAGTCCGGAAGGTGAATCAGTAATTCGTAAGGTATATCGCAGTCATGTAGACGGCATAGAGGATGCCTACGGGATGATGGCACCCTTGGCACCGCCGCCGCAGAAGGGGCTGACGCTAGTTGTCTATATGCACGGCATGGGTTCAAACTTCCTTGAACCGTTCGTCAATCCAGCTGATCAACCGATTGCCAAAGCAATCGTCACCAAAGATCCAAGTACTGTGTTTATGTCTGTTAACTACAGGGGCAAAGCCTCTTGGGGCAATGAAGCATCCATCTCGGACATAAGCCAAAACATTCGCGAAGTAATGGCTGAGTATCCAATTGACAAGGTGATTCTCGTCGGTACCTCCATGGGTGGTTGTACTGTGTTGAACTACGCGACAAAAGCACCTCAAGATATCAAGGACAAGCTGCAAGGCATAGTGAGCGTGGAGTCCGCTGGTGATTTGGCTTTACTTTATAAGCAAACCAATCATCCGGCAGTGCAAGGGGCAATGATCGAGGCTCTGGGCGGAACACCTGAGCAAAAGCCAGAGGCTTACGCCGATACTAGTTTTTTGCATAACATTGGTGCTTTGCCGAAAAACGTAAATGTTGCCGTCATTTCAGCCAAGCAAGATCACATAGTGCCGCCGCGCCTGCAAAGAGATATTGTGGACGCATTGATAAAGCAAGGTGTGCGTGTCAAACTCATTGAAGTCGATGAAGGACACGGTGCACCAGAACCGTCCGTGTACTTAGCCGGCATGGACTTCGCCAAAAGTGGAAGCTAG